In Bacillus sp. SB49, a single window of DNA contains:
- a CDS encoding DUF4247 domain-containing protein yields the protein MKLKSIPVILLGLLCLTACSNVVDAVGDQYPMEDIVYDDVGNKSEIFRAYDQKPEKVAAGITDSEEAVHKASKDGRDLMLYDDYLVQVYQDTQKEEDTIIEVSDKEFVRNNYDSDFFSDYGIEEEAEEVYAMDLDNRGGFFYTGYIGGSGGSYVKNAGSSPSVRQSSSTSSGVRGGGPGAGK from the coding sequence ATGAAACTCAAATCCATCCCGGTTATTCTGCTCGGCCTGCTGTGTTTGACGGCATGCTCCAACGTAGTGGATGCAGTCGGGGATCAATACCCAATGGAGGATATCGTATACGATGATGTGGGCAACAAATCGGAAATCTTCCGCGCTTATGATCAGAAGCCGGAGAAAGTGGCGGCCGGCATCACCGACTCTGAAGAGGCCGTACATAAAGCCTCCAAAGACGGTCGTGATTTAATGCTCTACGACGATTACCTCGTGCAGGTCTATCAGGACACCCAGAAAGAAGAAGATACCATCATCGAAGTATCGGATAAAGAATTCGTCCGGAACAATTATGATAGTGATTTCTTTTCGGACTACGGCATAGAAGAGGAAGCAGAAGAGGTTTATGCTATGGACCTCGATAACCGCGGCGGCTTCTTTTATACAGGGTATATCGGCGGCAGCGGCGGAAGTTATGTGAAAAATGCCGGGAGCAGTCCATCCGTACGCCAGTCATCCAGCACATCCTCCGGTGTCCGCGGCGGCGGCCCCGGAGCAGGAAAATAA
- the mmuM gene encoding homocysteine S-methyltransferase — MSNKINKRNPIKQLLETKKTIILDGALATELETYGFDLDDPLWSARVLLENPDAIRKVHADYFRNGADIAITASYQATIDGFKQRGIDEDKARTLIKDTVRLAQEARSDVWREADDRAYPVVAGSVGPYGAYLADGSEYIGNYGVTDEQLKEFHRPRIEALIEAGADVLAFETIPSLQEAKVLTELLGEYPGASAWLSFSLKNGSQISDGTEWRRCIDVIEGREQVVAVGVNCAPIPDATEAVGHIRALTDKPIILYPNSGETYDPDTNDWYGERSCQRFDEQSDRWVEAGATIIGGCCRTTPDHIQSLARRWQNR; from the coding sequence ATGTCGAACAAAATCAACAAGCGCAATCCTATTAAACAACTATTGGAAACAAAAAAAACGATTATTCTCGATGGGGCGTTGGCGACAGAATTGGAGACATACGGCTTCGACCTTGATGATCCACTTTGGTCCGCCCGTGTGCTGCTTGAGAATCCGGATGCTATCCGTAAGGTTCATGCCGATTATTTCCGTAATGGTGCGGATATTGCCATCACCGCTAGTTATCAAGCAACCATTGATGGGTTTAAGCAGCGGGGGATCGACGAAGATAAGGCGCGCACATTAATTAAAGATACCGTTCGCCTGGCACAGGAAGCACGCTCGGATGTCTGGAGGGAAGCGGATGACAGAGCTTATCCTGTCGTTGCAGGTTCGGTTGGCCCTTATGGCGCCTACCTTGCTGACGGCTCAGAATATATCGGGAACTATGGTGTCACGGATGAGCAGCTGAAAGAATTTCACCGTCCCAGAATAGAAGCGCTCATCGAAGCGGGTGCCGACGTGCTTGCCTTTGAAACGATTCCTTCCCTCCAGGAGGCGAAAGTACTGACGGAATTATTGGGCGAGTATCCGGGCGCCAGTGCGTGGCTTTCCTTTTCCTTGAAGAATGGCAGCCAAATCAGCGATGGAACGGAATGGAGACGTTGTATAGATGTGATCGAAGGGAGGGAGCAGGTGGTAGCAGTCGGAGTGAACTGTGCTCCGATTCCTGATGCGACAGAGGCAGTCGGCCATATCCGCGCTCTTACAGATAAGCCGATTATTTTATACCCGAATTCGGGAGAAACATACGATCCCGACACGAATGACTGGTACGGAGAACGTTCCTGTCAACGTTTCGATGAGCAGTCCGATCGGTGGGTGGAAGCCGGGGCAACGATCATAGGAGGCTGTTGTCGTACGACTCCTGATCATATTCAATCGCTGGCAAGGCGCTGGCAGAATAGGTAA
- a CDS encoding alkaline phosphatase encodes MGNKQVHKWMMAAAVSAMVFGSSANYINAEEQKVEKPKNIIMMIGDGMGTSYTTAHRYMKDNPETMEVESNLFDPYLVGMHDVSSLDKYYDGGAEDEKESITDSAAAGTAMSSGVKTYHGAIGVDLEHKETKTVLEEAKELGKSTGLVATAQINHATPAAYAAHNVSRENYNEIADDYYDEKINGEHKVDVLLGGGTDFFAREDRNLTEEFKKDGYDYATTADELAAADGDQLLGLFAPVGLDYAIDRPKEQPSLAEMTTKALDTLGKNDEGFFLMVEGSQVDWAGHDNDIVAAMSEVEDFEKAHKKAIEFAQKDGETLVITTADHSTGGMTVGAGGPYNWDAEPVKAAKHTPDYMARQIVEDGADVEKTLQDNIGFDVTEEEIASVEKAIESASGDDRVTEVDNSIEAIFNERSGTGWTTDGHTGEDIPVYAYGPGADLFTGQIDNTDHAKNIFQLMDKSSEAEEGGELADTSAAYPAGIVLGAVIAGAGGILLFRRRQMNKA; translated from the coding sequence ATGGGTAACAAGCAAGTGCATAAATGGATGATGGCAGCTGCGGTGTCGGCTATGGTTTTTGGTTCGTCCGCCAACTACATAAACGCTGAGGAACAGAAGGTTGAAAAGCCTAAGAATATCATTATGATGATTGGTGACGGAATGGGTACTTCGTATACTACCGCCCATCGGTATATGAAAGATAATCCAGAGACGATGGAAGTCGAAAGTAATCTCTTCGATCCATATCTAGTTGGAATGCATGATGTATCGTCATTGGACAAGTACTACGATGGAGGCGCAGAAGATGAAAAAGAAAGCATTACCGATTCTGCCGCAGCCGGTACGGCTATGTCTTCCGGTGTGAAAACCTATCACGGTGCCATCGGCGTTGACTTGGAGCATAAGGAGACCAAAACGGTGTTGGAGGAAGCAAAGGAGCTTGGTAAATCCACTGGACTTGTAGCGACGGCTCAAATTAACCATGCGACACCGGCTGCTTATGCCGCACACAACGTTTCCCGGGAAAATTATAATGAAATTGCTGATGATTATTATGATGAAAAAATAAATGGTGAACATAAAGTCGATGTCCTGCTCGGCGGGGGAACAGACTTCTTTGCTCGGGAAGACCGTAATCTGACAGAGGAATTCAAAAAGGATGGATACGATTATGCAACCACAGCTGATGAGCTGGCAGCTGCGGATGGAGACCAACTTCTAGGCCTGTTCGCACCAGTTGGGTTGGATTATGCCATCGACCGGCCTAAAGAACAACCTTCGTTGGCTGAAATGACGACGAAAGCGTTGGATACTTTGGGTAAAAACGACGAAGGGTTTTTCCTGATGGTGGAGGGAAGCCAAGTAGACTGGGCAGGTCATGATAATGATATTGTAGCGGCTATGAGTGAAGTGGAAGACTTTGAAAAGGCTCATAAGAAAGCAATTGAGTTCGCTCAGAAAGATGGGGAAACGCTTGTCATTACGACCGCCGACCATTCTACAGGAGGCATGACAGTAGGGGCAGGTGGTCCTTACAACTGGGATGCAGAACCTGTCAAAGCGGCGAAACATACGCCTGACTATATGGCTCGCCAAATCGTGGAAGATGGAGCAGACGTGGAGAAGACCCTGCAGGATAATATCGGGTTTGATGTGACAGAAGAAGAAATCGCATCTGTTGAGAAAGCGATAGAGTCCGCATCCGGCGATGATCGAGTGACGGAAGTAGACAACAGTATTGAAGCTATCTTCAACGAAAGATCTGGAACTGGATGGACGACGGATGGCCATACAGGAGAAGACATTCCTGTTTATGCCTATGGACCCGGTGCAGATTTGTTCACCGGTCAAATAGATAACACAGATCATGCCAAAAACATTTTCCAGCTCATGGATAAGTCCTCTGAAGCAGAAGAAGGCGGAGAGCTTGCGGATACAAGTGCAGCTTATCCGGCGGGGATAGTGCTCGGTGCCGTAATAGCCGGTGCCGGTGGAATCCTGTTGTTTCGCAGACGTCAAATGAATAAAGCATGA
- a CDS encoding DUF350 domain-containing protein has translation MFEFDISEVLNVYDLLLTLLYWIVMLVLAGICMAIFEKFTPYNDKEELLKGNVAVASQFAGKLIGLGIITESSIAHNLSIWSASIWIFIGFLLMIAGYYLFEWITPFKAEEEIKKNNIAVGLVAASVSIFIGFAVAGSIT, from the coding sequence ATGTTTGAATTCGATATTTCGGAAGTACTGAATGTTTATGACCTTCTATTGACCTTGCTGTATTGGATCGTCATGCTTGTCCTGGCAGGAATTTGTATGGCCATCTTTGAAAAATTCACCCCTTATAACGATAAAGAAGAGCTGCTGAAGGGCAACGTCGCTGTCGCTTCTCAGTTCGCCGGGAAGTTGATCGGTCTAGGTATCATTACAGAATCTTCTATTGCCCACAATTTAAGTATTTGGAGCGCCTCTATCTGGATCTTCATCGGCTTTCTATTGATGATTGCCGGCTACTATTTGTTCGAGTGGATCACTCCGTTCAAAGCGGAAGAGGAAATAAAGAAAAACAACATCGCTGTCGGCCTTGTAGCGGCATCTGTCAGTATCTTCATCGGTTTTGCCGTAGCAGGAAGCATTACATAA
- the mmuP gene encoding S-methylmethionine permease yields MEQNFKREMKTRHLVMLSLGGVIGTGLFLSSGYTIQQAGPFGTVLAYLIGALVVYLVMLCLGELSVHMPETGAFHSYAAKYIGPGTGFTVAWLYWLTWTVALGSEFTAAGLMMQRWFPDISVWIWSALFAILIFGLNAFTVKFFAESEFWFSSVKVIAIFLFILLGLAGIFGIVPLADSEPAPFFSNFTEAGLFPNGAFAILMTMLAVNFAFSGTELIGIAAGETVDPAKTIPKAIRTTLVRLILFFVGTIIVLSALLPSSEAGVIESPFVAVLERVGVPFAADIMNFVIITAILSAANSGLYASSRMLWSLADRKTISPKFAKMTKKGIPLNAILFSMLGGGLALLSSIIAPDTVYIVLVSISGLAVVIVWMSISLAQFNFRRAYVKAGNKVEDLGYRAPLYPLVPIASFLLCLAACIGIAFDPTQRIALYCGIPFIILCYAGYYLSQSKKKRRVEHVEQNQQAQSY; encoded by the coding sequence ATGGAACAGAACTTCAAAAGAGAAATGAAAACACGCCACCTTGTGATGCTGTCACTCGGTGGAGTCATCGGAACCGGGCTGTTCCTCAGTTCCGGATACACCATCCAGCAGGCAGGACCATTCGGGACGGTGCTTGCCTATTTGATTGGTGCGTTGGTCGTTTACTTAGTGATGCTCTGTCTTGGTGAGTTGTCTGTACATATGCCGGAGACTGGTGCGTTTCACAGTTATGCCGCGAAGTATATCGGTCCGGGAACGGGGTTTACGGTTGCCTGGCTTTACTGGCTCACCTGGACAGTGGCGCTGGGATCGGAATTCACAGCTGCCGGACTGATGATGCAGCGGTGGTTCCCGGATATAAGTGTATGGATATGGAGCGCTTTATTCGCGATTTTGATCTTCGGATTGAATGCATTCACCGTGAAGTTTTTTGCAGAATCAGAGTTTTGGTTTTCTTCTGTCAAAGTCATCGCTATTTTTCTATTTATTCTACTTGGTCTGGCTGGAATTTTCGGTATTGTGCCGCTTGCAGATTCTGAACCAGCTCCGTTCTTTTCTAATTTCACAGAAGCCGGTTTGTTTCCGAATGGGGCTTTCGCCATCTTAATGACGATGCTGGCGGTCAACTTCGCATTCTCCGGTACAGAGTTGATCGGTATTGCGGCGGGAGAAACGGTCGATCCCGCGAAAACAATCCCGAAAGCCATCCGGACGACGCTCGTACGGCTCATTCTTTTCTTTGTAGGAACAATTATTGTGCTTTCCGCGCTGCTTCCGAGTTCGGAAGCCGGAGTCATTGAGAGTCCTTTCGTTGCCGTTTTGGAAAGAGTCGGTGTTCCATTTGCCGCAGATATCATGAACTTTGTCATCATCACGGCTATTTTGTCTGCAGCGAATTCAGGGTTATATGCCTCCTCCCGTATGCTGTGGTCTCTCGCGGATCGGAAGACGATCTCTCCGAAATTCGCGAAAATGACGAAGAAAGGCATTCCGCTGAACGCCATCTTATTCAGCATGCTTGGTGGGGGACTGGCTCTGTTGTCCAGCATCATTGCGCCCGATACCGTCTATATCGTGCTGGTATCGATTTCAGGACTTGCAGTCGTTATCGTATGGATGAGCATCAGTCTTGCTCAATTTAATTTCCGGCGGGCTTATGTGAAAGCTGGGAACAAGGTGGAGGACCTGGGATACCGGGCGCCGCTTTATCCATTGGTGCCGATCGCATCGTTCCTGCTCTGTCTTGCCGCCTGCATCGGAATCGCCTTTGATCCGACACAGCGGATCGCCCTGTATTGTGGAATTCCATTCATCATCCTTTGTTATGCAGGGTATTATCTGTCACAATCCAAGAAGAAACGGAGAGTAGAACATGTCGAACAAAATCAACAAGCGCAATCCTATTAA
- the gabT gene encoding 4-aminobutyrate--2-oxoglutarate transaminase: MSKHVSIQTNIPGPKASELLERRHQVIPDSVSYGIPTFAQKAEGAKITDVDGNTFIDFAGAIGTINVGHCHPKVKEALHDQIEKFIHTGFNVMMYEPYVALAEKLTQLAPGSHKKKVLLQNSGAEAVENAVKIARKYTGRQAIVTFANAFHGRTLMTMSMTSKVKPYKYEFGPFAPEVYKAPFPYSYRRPEGMSEEAYIDFMIEQFHDFFLKEVAPETIAAVFMEPVQGEGGFIVPAKRFVHAVKQLCEEHGILFVADEIQTGFGRTGSYFASEHFGITPDLITVSKSLGAGMPISGVIGRQEVMDAAGPGELGGTYSGNPVACQAALAAIDVIEEEGLNERAVEIGATVKDRFTKLAEEFDCIGDIRGLGAMVAVEIVKDRTSKTPDKALASEIISKAQHSGLLVLGAGVYGNVVRFLMPLVITNEELNEGLDILRDAMESVLEKKTEFSV, encoded by the coding sequence ATGTCTAAGCACGTATCTATCCAAACAAACATCCCAGGTCCAAAAGCGAGCGAGCTGCTGGAACGCCGTCATCAAGTAATTCCTGATTCAGTAAGCTACGGCATTCCAACATTTGCACAGAAAGCGGAAGGAGCCAAAATCACGGATGTGGACGGTAATACATTCATCGACTTTGCAGGTGCGATCGGTACGATCAACGTCGGCCACTGTCACCCGAAAGTAAAAGAGGCACTCCATGATCAAATTGAAAAATTCATTCATACCGGATTCAATGTAATGATGTATGAACCGTACGTCGCTCTTGCTGAAAAATTGACACAGCTTGCTCCTGGATCTCATAAGAAGAAGGTGCTTTTGCAGAACAGTGGTGCAGAAGCTGTAGAAAATGCCGTTAAGATTGCTCGGAAATATACTGGCAGACAAGCCATCGTCACATTTGCCAATGCGTTCCACGGGCGTACGCTGATGACGATGTCCATGACGAGCAAAGTAAAGCCGTATAAATATGAATTCGGTCCATTCGCACCGGAAGTGTACAAGGCTCCTTTCCCGTACAGTTACCGCCGTCCTGAGGGAATGTCAGAAGAGGCTTATATCGATTTCATGATCGAACAGTTCCATGATTTCTTCCTGAAAGAAGTCGCACCGGAAACAATCGCTGCTGTATTTATGGAACCTGTCCAGGGAGAAGGCGGCTTTATCGTACCGGCGAAGCGTTTCGTCCATGCGGTCAAGCAGCTTTGTGAGGAGCACGGTATTTTGTTCGTAGCAGATGAGATCCAGACGGGATTCGGAAGAACGGGCAGTTATTTTGCTTCTGAGCATTTTGGTATTACTCCGGACTTGATCACGGTTTCGAAATCATTGGGTGCCGGTATGCCGATCAGTGGAGTCATTGGACGTCAGGAAGTCATGGATGCTGCCGGTCCGGGAGAACTTGGAGGTACGTACAGTGGTAACCCGGTTGCCTGTCAAGCAGCCCTTGCGGCGATTGATGTCATTGAAGAAGAGGGCTTGAACGAGCGTGCTGTCGAAATTGGTGCAACGGTTAAAGACAGGTTCACCAAGCTTGCAGAAGAATTTGACTGCATCGGTGATATCCGCGGTCTTGGAGCTATGGTGGCTGTAGAGATTGTCAAAGACCGTACGTCGAAAACACCGGATAAAGCACTTGCGTCTGAAATTATTTCAAAAGCTCAACACAGCGGTTTGCTGGTACTTGGTGCAGGAGTCTATGGAAATGTCGTCCGCTTCCTGATGCCGCTCGTCATTACGAATGAAGAATTGAACGAAGGGTTGGATATCCTGCGTGACGCAATGGAGTCCGTGTTGGAAAAGAAGACGGAATTTTCGGTATAA
- a CDS encoding GntR family transcriptional regulator: protein MSSSEERAYEKVKRAIMLKRLVPGQRITEDWVSKELNMSRTPIRAAFKRLESEKLIELVPNKGAIVYKPSNKELRDVFELRIVLETYAARLAVPKLDDAHLEQLEILLSDELETYKSKNFEEFLRVNGLIHTFLSEVSGNEFLLQEVDKLNQWSDCYLILRDEFYSTPMNEVKSIPEHRVIFEHLQERDSEAAETAIRNHLLSTLSDLSERTSVFY, encoded by the coding sequence ATGAGTAGTAGTGAAGAGAGAGCATATGAAAAGGTGAAACGTGCCATTATGCTGAAACGGCTTGTTCCGGGACAGCGAATTACGGAAGATTGGGTAAGTAAAGAGTTAAATATGAGCAGAACTCCGATAAGAGCTGCTTTCAAGCGATTGGAAAGTGAGAAATTGATAGAACTGGTTCCCAATAAGGGGGCGATTGTTTACAAACCGTCCAACAAAGAGCTTCGGGACGTTTTTGAACTGAGAATTGTTTTAGAAACTTATGCAGCGAGACTTGCGGTTCCTAAGCTGGATGATGCTCATCTGGAACAGCTTGAAATTCTACTTTCCGATGAACTGGAAACCTACAAGTCCAAGAATTTCGAGGAATTCCTTCGGGTCAATGGTTTGATCCATACGTTCTTATCCGAGGTATCCGGCAATGAATTCCTTCTACAGGAAGTCGACAAGTTGAATCAGTGGTCGGACTGTTATTTAATCCTCCGAGATGAATTTTACTCGACACCAATGAATGAGGTTAAATCGATTCCCGAACATCGGGTGATATTCGAACATTTGCAGGAGAGGGATTCTGAAGCAGCGGAGACAGCAATTCGTAACCATTTGCTCTCGACACTGAGTGATTTGTCTGAACGAACATCGGTTTTCTATTAA
- a CDS encoding polyamine aminopropyltransferase, whose protein sequence is MNAQKYLYLSSGIVSICGIVFQVLYGAAGSYLFGDSVLYYCITIGLFMMAMGIGAALSEKLKNWLVTRFVQAEYLIALVGGFSVFGLFFFTAYFDDGVAQIYLYTVISLTGFLTGLELPILIRRVQEIREDISKSTARVLFFDYAGSLIGSVGFALVLRPLLGLINTAFFIAMINAIVALFITLRFRKEMSRPKVHQAAGFLILLLLVAGFLFGEKYASVFEQKSYADPIVYTEETKYQKIILTKEPGDVRLFLNGQLQFAESDEFRYHEALVHIPMALADQTRSVLILGGGDGLAVREVLKHEDVEQITLVDLDPAMTDLANTNHELLRLNEGSLKDSRVQVIHEDAFQYLRDSKELYDVILGDLPDPNDEGLNKLYTKEFYSLVRNHLSPGGKVSIQSTSPVFATKVYWTINKTVQATGLETANYHLDVPSFGNWGFTLASREPISIDKLGFDGLDLKFLNEEVAPSLFEFGNDTDEVIEEKGKTFDIPVNSLNRPNLIQLYQEAWENY, encoded by the coding sequence GTGAACGCACAAAAGTATCTTTATCTGTCATCAGGAATCGTTTCAATCTGCGGAATCGTCTTCCAAGTTCTTTATGGTGCTGCAGGCAGCTACTTATTCGGGGACAGCGTTCTTTATTACTGTATAACCATCGGGCTGTTCATGATGGCCATGGGAATCGGAGCAGCCCTGAGTGAAAAACTGAAGAACTGGCTCGTCACCCGCTTCGTTCAGGCAGAGTACTTGATCGCTCTCGTCGGGGGCTTTTCCGTCTTTGGATTGTTTTTTTTCACTGCTTACTTCGATGACGGCGTTGCCCAGATCTACTTGTACACCGTCATATCTTTGACCGGGTTTCTGACAGGTCTGGAGCTCCCGATCCTGATACGAAGGGTTCAGGAAATCCGTGAAGATATAAGTAAAAGCACAGCGAGGGTGCTGTTTTTTGATTATGCCGGCAGTCTGATCGGGTCCGTAGGATTCGCTCTCGTCCTGCGTCCTCTGCTCGGTCTGATCAATACTGCCTTTTTCATTGCCATGATCAATGCGATTGTCGCTCTGTTCATCACATTAAGGTTCCGAAAAGAGATGTCCAGGCCCAAAGTCCACCAAGCGGCCGGCTTCCTCATTCTCCTTCTGCTTGTCGCGGGATTCTTATTTGGAGAGAAGTATGCCAGTGTCTTTGAGCAGAAATCTTACGCAGACCCGATCGTTTACACAGAAGAAACAAAGTATCAGAAGATCATTTTGACCAAGGAACCGGGAGATGTACGGCTGTTCTTGAACGGACAGCTGCAGTTCGCAGAAAGTGACGAGTTCCGTTACCACGAAGCGCTCGTCCACATTCCGATGGCGCTTGCCGATCAAACGCGCTCGGTTCTGATTCTCGGTGGAGGCGATGGTCTTGCTGTCCGGGAAGTATTGAAGCATGAAGACGTGGAACAGATTACCCTGGTCGACCTCGACCCTGCCATGACGGACCTTGCCAACACCAACCATGAGCTGCTCCGACTGAATGAAGGTTCCTTGAAAGATAGCCGTGTTCAGGTCATTCATGAAGATGCCTTCCAATACTTGCGCGATTCTAAGGAGCTTTATGATGTTATCCTTGGCGATCTGCCGGATCCCAACGATGAAGGCCTCAACAAGCTGTATACGAAGGAGTTCTACTCCCTTGTACGGAACCACTTGTCACCAGGCGGGAAAGTGAGTATTCAATCAACGAGTCCGGTTTTTGCGACCAAAGTGTACTGGACCATTAACAAAACGGTACAAGCCACAGGCCTTGAAACCGCCAATTATCATCTAGACGTTCCAAGCTTCGGAAACTGGGGATTCACTCTGGCCTCCCGAGAGCCTATATCCATTGACAAGTTGGGTTTCGATGGACTTGATTTAAAATTTCTCAATGAGGAAGTCGCCCCTTCTCTATTTGAGTTTGGTAATGACACGGACGAAGTCATTGAAGAGAAGGGAAAGACATTCGATATCCCCGTCAACAGTCTCAATCGTCCAAACCTGATTCAGCTGTATCAGGAAGCATGGGAAAATTACTAA
- a CDS encoding APC family permease, whose product MEDKKLKKVLSSFDLLFLALGAMLGWGWVVLSGTWITSAGSVGAVIAFIIGGFLVICVGLNYAELASAMPKVGGEHEYVHRALGKKASFVASWAITLGYISVATFEAVALPTVIDYLLPDYQAGYLWTIAGWDVHLNWVLIGSLGAVIITAINFIGLKQAAVLQTVFTLMIVAVGLVLIFGSAAYGEPSNLSPLFEGGAGGIMTVLVMVPFLFVGFDVIPQVAEEANLPRRKIGSFLIISVIAAIVFYLAIALGVGLALSPEELAVSELASADSMAALFGSERFAQILILGGVAGIVTSWNSFVIGGSRVLYAMAESGMIPQWFGKLHPKYKTPSNAVLFIGILSALAPLLGRSALVWIVDAGGLGIVVAYFLVAMSFILLRKKEPKMERPFRAGKSPVFGYLALILSLGFIVLYLPGMPAALIWPYEWIMVGGWALIGAYFFIQMNRGTYEKKNATIQKKAL is encoded by the coding sequence ATGGAAGATAAGAAATTAAAGAAGGTATTATCGTCCTTTGATCTGTTGTTTCTGGCTCTCGGTGCGATGCTCGGCTGGGGATGGGTCGTTCTTTCAGGTACGTGGATCACGTCGGCAGGTTCGGTAGGGGCGGTCATTGCCTTTATCATTGGTGGATTCCTGGTCATCTGTGTCGGCTTGAATTATGCGGAATTAGCTTCGGCGATGCCTAAAGTAGGCGGCGAGCACGAATACGTCCACAGGGCACTTGGCAAGAAAGCATCGTTCGTTGCTTCGTGGGCAATTACGCTCGGATATATTTCGGTAGCGACTTTTGAAGCAGTTGCACTACCGACCGTTATCGACTACCTGCTTCCTGACTACCAGGCCGGCTATCTATGGACGATTGCCGGTTGGGACGTGCACCTGAACTGGGTACTCATCGGTTCACTAGGAGCCGTCATTATCACAGCAATCAACTTTATAGGTCTAAAGCAGGCAGCGGTTCTGCAGACGGTGTTTACCTTAATGATTGTTGCTGTCGGACTTGTGCTGATTTTCGGATCCGCTGCCTACGGAGAACCTTCCAACCTTTCGCCTTTATTTGAAGGTGGAGCGGGTGGCATTATGACTGTGCTCGTCATGGTTCCTTTCTTATTTGTCGGTTTTGATGTCATTCCTCAAGTAGCAGAAGAAGCGAACCTCCCCAGACGGAAAATCGGTTCCTTCCTTATTATATCTGTCATTGCAGCCATTGTATTTTATTTGGCGATCGCACTCGGTGTAGGCCTTGCGCTGAGTCCGGAAGAACTTGCCGTTTCAGAACTTGCTTCTGCCGATTCTATGGCAGCTTTGTTCGGATCTGAACGTTTCGCCCAAATCTTGATTCTCGGTGGTGTAGCAGGTATTGTCACGAGCTGGAACTCCTTTGTCATCGGCGGCAGCCGGGTTCTTTATGCGATGGCTGAATCAGGAATGATACCACAATGGTTCGGCAAACTGCACCCTAAATATAAAACACCTTCCAACGCCGTTCTGTTCATCGGTATTCTATCTGCGCTTGCTCCACTCCTTGGGCGATCTGCCCTGGTCTGGATTGTCGATGCCGGTGGCCTTGGCATTGTTGTCGCCTACTTCCTTGTCGCTATGTCCTTTATTCTATTAAGGAAGAAAGAACCGAAAATGGAGCGTCCGTTCCGCGCTGGTAAATCTCCGGTGTTCGGGTATTTAGCTTTAATACTTAGTCTTGGTTTCATCGTCTTGTACCTGCCTGGAATGCCTGCTGCTCTTATCTGGCCGTATGAGTGGATCATGGTCGGCGGCTGGGCGCTTATCGGTGCGTACTTCTTCATTCAGATGAATCGTGGGACTTACGAAAAGAAAAATGCTACTATTCAGAAGAAAGCACTTTAG